Proteins found in one Chloroherpetonaceae bacterium genomic segment:
- a CDS encoding DNA methyltransferase, with protein MPLSWNEIKERAIAFSKEWENAESEQSDAQPFLIDFFNVFGISRKRVATFERKVKTLGNAEGYIDLLWRGMILIEMKSRGKNLDKAYEQAKEYLHGLSDFELPKLILVSDFERFRLHDLENYSFQEFHLRDFVHNVQAFGLLLGYQKKVYKEQDPANIKAAELMGKLHDRLEEIGYTGHPLELYLVRLLFCLFAEDTTIFNKCQFQDFIEERTNPDGSDLAAKLQELFQVLNTPTENRFKNLDEQLAEFPYVNGRLFEENLPTASFDSKMRTALLNCCYLDWSKISPSIFGSMFQSVMNPEERRNLGAHYTSETNILKLIKPLFLDELWEEFEKAKGNAAKLKEFHKKLKSLRFLDPACGCGNFLVITYRELRLLELEILRALYKNGLFTSINEIIWLDVDQFYGIEIEEFPARIAEVAMWLIDHQMNMIISNEFGQYFARLPLKKSAKIVHGDALEMDWETLIPKNDLSYIIGNPPFSGSKIMAQKQRDQITRLFDEIEGSGVLDFVTGWYVKAARLIQNSTVKVAFVSTNSIVQGEQVGILWRVLLQKYKIKIHFAHRTFKWSNEAKGKAAVYCVIIGFANFDTLNKDILIMKTLKGNLTR; from the coding sequence ATGCCGTTAAGTTGGAACGAGATAAAAGAGCGTGCCATAGCCTTCTCCAAAGAATGGGAAAATGCCGAAAGTGAACAAAGCGACGCCCAGCCGTTTTTGATTGACTTTTTTAATGTTTTTGGCATCAGCCGAAAACGCGTTGCAACTTTTGAGAGAAAAGTGAAAACTTTGGGCAACGCCGAAGGCTACATCGATTTGCTTTGGCGTGGGATGATACTCATTGAAATGAAAAGCCGTGGGAAAAATCTTGATAAAGCCTATGAACAAGCAAAGGAATATCTTCACGGACTTAGTGACTTTGAACTCCCCAAACTTATTCTCGTCTCCGATTTCGAACGCTTCCGACTGCACGACTTAGAAAACTACTCCTTCCAAGAATTTCATCTGCGCGATTTCGTTCATAATGTCCAAGCATTTGGCCTCCTCTTGGGCTATCAGAAAAAAGTTTATAAAGAGCAAGACCCCGCCAATATTAAAGCCGCGGAATTGATGGGCAAACTCCACGACAGGTTGGAGGAAATTGGCTACACCGGTCACCCGCTTGAATTGTACTTAGTCCGTCTTCTCTTTTGCCTTTTCGCAGAAGACACCACCATTTTCAATAAATGCCAGTTTCAAGATTTTATTGAAGAACGCACCAACCCCGATGGCAGCGACCTTGCCGCTAAACTCCAAGAGCTTTTTCAAGTGCTGAATACGCCAACGGAAAACCGATTTAAAAATCTTGATGAACAGCTTGCAGAATTCCCCTATGTAAACGGTCGGCTTTTTGAAGAAAATTTGCCCACCGCCAGTTTTGATAGCAAAATGCGAACCGCGCTGCTCAATTGCTGCTACCTTGATTGGAGCAAAATTTCACCCTCCATCTTCGGTTCAATGTTCCAAAGTGTTATGAACCCCGAAGAACGCCGCAATTTGGGCGCACACTACACCAGCGAAACCAATATTCTCAAACTCATTAAACCGCTTTTTTTGGATGAACTTTGGGAGGAATTTGAAAAGGCAAAAGGCAACGCCGCTAAACTGAAAGAATTTCATAAAAAACTGAAATCACTTCGGTTTTTAGACCCCGCCTGCGGGTGCGGCAATTTTTTGGTGATTACCTACCGAGAACTCCGCTTGCTTGAACTCGAAATTCTGCGGGCGCTCTATAAAAACGGCCTCTTTACCTCCATTAATGAAATTATTTGGCTCGATGTCGATCAGTTCTATGGCATTGAAATAGAAGAATTTCCGGCGCGGATTGCCGAAGTAGCAATGTGGCTAATCGACCACCAAATGAATATGATAATTAGCAATGAATTTGGCCAATACTTTGCACGGCTTCCGCTGAAAAAATCCGCAAAAATTGTTCACGGTGATGCACTTGAAATGGACTGGGAAACCCTTATCCCTAAAAATGATCTTTCCTACATCATTGGAAATCCACCGTTTAGCGGTTCTAAAATAATGGCGCAAAAACAGCGAGACCAAATTACTCGCCTTTTTGATGAAATTGAAGGGAGTGGCGTTTTGGATTTTGTAACTGGTTGGTATGTAAAAGCAGCGCGTTTAATTCAAAATTCAACGGTGAAAGTGGCGTTTGTTTCTACAAATTCGATTGTACAAGGCGAACAGGTGGGAATTTTATGGAGAGTTTTGCTTCAAAAATATAAAATAAAAATTCACTTTGCTCACCGCACCTTTAAGTGGA